Proteins encoded together in one Corynebacterium liangguodongii window:
- a CDS encoding 3-hydroxyacyl-CoA dehydrogenase: MTRISHVSVIGSGVLGAQIAFVIAHAGFKVTAWDLNDDAVEAAKKRFDIIGKRMIEELDYATEESISIGHENLTLTTDLDSAAKSADLIIEAVPEKLELKRSTWEKLGASASENTIFCTNTSSLLGSEIADASGAPERFLNTHFANRVWVKNIVEIMPNPETDLKYRDIVEEFAREANLEPVVMKKEQRAYLLNTMMVPFLQAAQYLYVNDVADIEQIDKDWKIAMSTDQGPFEIMDMIGLRSIVNVAEGSKDEQPEWKKEFTARAKRMIEEGRSGAGDGEGFYKYDSNGNIVR, translated from the coding sequence ATGACTCGCATTTCTCACGTCAGCGTGATTGGTTCCGGGGTACTCGGGGCTCAGATCGCGTTTGTTATTGCTCACGCGGGGTTCAAGGTGACTGCCTGGGATCTGAACGACGACGCCGTGGAGGCTGCCAAGAAGCGCTTCGACATCATTGGCAAACGGATGATCGAAGAGCTCGACTACGCGACGGAAGAATCGATCTCGATTGGGCACGAAAACCTTACTTTAACCACCGACTTGGACTCGGCCGCGAAGTCAGCTGACCTGATTATTGAGGCCGTGCCGGAGAAACTCGAGTTGAAGCGCTCAACGTGGGAGAAGCTCGGCGCATCCGCATCCGAGAATACGATATTTTGCACGAACACGTCCTCGCTTCTCGGCAGCGAGATCGCCGATGCCTCCGGTGCACCGGAGCGATTCCTCAACACCCACTTCGCCAACCGCGTCTGGGTAAAGAACATTGTAGAGATCATGCCTAATCCCGAGACCGACCTGAAGTATCGCGATATCGTCGAGGAGTTTGCGCGCGAAGCGAACCTCGAGCCGGTAGTTATGAAAAAGGAGCAACGTGCGTACCTTCTCAACACTATGATGGTGCCGTTCCTACAGGCTGCCCAGTACCTCTACGTCAACGATGTGGCCGACATTGAGCAGATTGACAAGGATTGGAAGATCGCCATGTCAACCGATCAAGGGCCTTTCGAGATCATGGATATGATCGGGTTGCGTTCGATCGTCAACGTCGCAGAAGGCTCGAAAGACGAGCAGCCGGAGTGGAAGAAGGAATTCACAGCTCGGGCCAAGAGGATGATTGAAGAAGGCCGCTCGGGTGCAGGCGATGGTGAAGGGTTCTACAAATACGACAGTAACGGCAACATCGTGCGCTAA
- a CDS encoding carboxymuconolactone decarboxylase family protein, translated as MTDNDATTASKDERFAAGMAVRRAVMGDNFVDTALAKAAGSDGEELQHHITATVWGSVWTREGLSRRDRSLLNIGMLVALRATEELRGHVRGALANGLTREEVTEAIIHASGYCGAPAALSAMKVAQDVLEAELGPKKS; from the coding sequence ATGACTGACAACGATGCCACCACCGCCAGCAAAGATGAGCGCTTTGCGGCCGGCATGGCGGTGCGACGTGCCGTGATGGGCGACAACTTCGTCGATACCGCGCTTGCCAAGGCCGCAGGGTCCGACGGCGAGGAACTGCAACACCACATCACCGCCACCGTGTGGGGTTCCGTGTGGACCCGCGAGGGGCTCAGCCGCCGCGACCGCAGCCTGCTCAACATCGGCATGCTCGTCGCCCTGCGCGCCACCGAGGAGCTGCGCGGTCACGTCCGCGGGGCGCTTGCTAACGGCCTGACACGCGAAGAGGTCACGGAGGCGATCATCCACGCCAGCGGGTACTGCGGGGCACCCGCTGCGCTCTCGGCGATGAAGGTGGCCCAGGATGTTTTGGAGGCAGAGCTTGGGCCGAAAAAGAGTTAG